One Odontesthes bonariensis isolate fOdoBon6 chromosome 12, fOdoBon6.hap1, whole genome shotgun sequence genomic window, TTCGGAGAAAGAGATTTACTTTTCACAGCTGATTTTAACCCAAAAAGTTACCATGGCGATGTAGTCAGGAGTCAGCTTCGTTAGATGAATCACTAATGCTTCAGGTTCACCCCTCAGGTTATATAGTCAGTGTTTTAAGTAGACTGCCATCTTTTTGCTAAATTTATTTGAGGTATCCTTTCTTTCCCAAATCCTTCCAAAGCTCACATCAGAACCCTCTTCATATGTTTGATAAGGGCGAAAGCTCATGGTTTAAAAAGTTACATGTAAGAACATTGGGTGGGACTTACTGCTCCAACCAAGTTCTTGCCCTTCACCATGTCCACAATCTGCAGGGCGATGTCCTCCCCACAGCGAGCCTGAGCCTCCTTGGTGCTGGCTCCCAGGTGAGGACAGCTGATGACGCCGGGATGGTCCACCAGAGAGCGGTTCTTGGGTGGTTCCTGTGGCCAGTAACACAAAgtaatatgtgtttttattcaaaataaaaagactAACTGTAATAGGAGCAATATTATATATCACAGCCACATTCAGTGGCTGTGATCTCACCTCAACAAAGACATCAAGTCCCGCTCCTCCACACTGTCCAGACTCCAAAGCTCTGAGGAGAGCAGCCTCATCAATGATGCCACCTCTTGCACAGTTCACAACCTTCACTCCTTTCTTGCACTTGGCAAATGATTCATCATTGAGCAGAccttaaaacacacaaaaaaaacctaaGCTCTACAGCATCAGCCGGCCTCTCTTAGTGCCACTGCTTTAAGGCtcggttgccgcgtctgctagtgcgagcagtgttgatgacgtcacgatttagTGCCGGCTATATATGGTGGCGCAAGttgatgcgccagtagttgcaattttctccgtcccAGAGGTGTTGCTGCtatgtgaaggttaccgctactctacaacgaagaaagtggagaagaaaacaatgcccctgtcaagagcaggaatactgtcatcaatgatactgctgcagtatctggataatttacattttttaattcagttaaaagaggtgaaggtctgaagcccccggcatcaccacttcgagcctctgccctcttcttcGCCTTCACcaatctgtcccgtagcttcttccgcACACTCTTACAGAActttccctctttccccaaagttctgtccacgagttttgagagtttacgtggtccctgtgctgtttcactgcagttttataaaggtgcctgtacaaacgcacctcctgactgagcctggtctcaaattggtcGTTCTCGGTGCagccaagtttaaaaaaaaaataatcaactgGTACACGACAaagcgctgcgccgtcttttcaaggcaagcgccaggcctgaaacgtcattttgacgtcacgggtcggctgtgccgtgagcgacgcgtcagCTGTAAATCCAGTCGGGAGTGTGAAACTCACCGACAGTGGAGGGCATGAGGGGAGTGTGAACTGTGATGTAGTCACACTGGGGCCAAAGCTGCTCCAGGGACATCTGCTCCACCCCCCAGCCAGCCGTCACCTCAGGTGGAGTGATTGGATCATAACCGAttgtctgacagagagagagagagagagagagagagagagaaagaaacttGTTTTGTTATGTTTGTAAAGCTAATGAGAACTGTGAGCTCACAAGTCTCATCACGTAGCGTTCTTCTTGCTTACCCTCATTCCAAATGCTTGCATTCTCGTGGCAACTTCCTTTCCTATCCGTCCAAGTCCAACTATTCCGAGCACTTTGCCATACAACTCTGCGCCCATGAActgtaaaattaaaaatccaACACAGACGCCCAGAACAAACTATAAACCGTGCAGCAAGTGTCACATTTGATTATTGACAAATGGATGAACAATGGAGCCAACCATGCAAGATAAACCGCGTCGGGGGCCAAATGCAAACAGGGGCTCGATGGAAATCTTTGCTCACCTTTTTGCGATCCCAATTCCCCTGTTTCATCGACATCGTGGCTTGAGGTATAgttctaaaaaacaaacaaacaaaaaaaaaaacagattgacACATTAAAGCACTTAACTGCTATTAAAGGCACTGTTGACATTTGTTCACAGAAGCAAGACTCATCTTGCCTTGAGAGGCTCATCAGCAGGGCACATGTCAGCTCGGCGGCACTGATTGTGTTACCACTGGGTGTGCTGCAGAAAAAACAGTCAGTGGACGGTGCGTTATAGCGGAGCTGCACAAGAAAACAAGCATGTGCAATATGTGCAGAAACTGGACACTTACTTCATGACAATGACGCCCTTTTTGGTGGCAGCGGGTACGTCCACATTGTCCACACCGGTCCCTGCTCTCCCGATAATTTTGAGATTATCTCCAGCATTTATAACGTCAGCTGTTACCTTTGTTGCGGATCTGACAACGAGGCCGTCGTAGTTCTAGGGTGCAAAGGAAAGCACATCGTTTGTAGCATTTAAACTGCTCAAGGCTACACACAGCTGCACCCCTTCAGCAGGGCATAACTAAAACCTTTAAGCGTTACATACTGCCTAATCCTGCTTCTAGAGCAACGTTATTGTCTGTTTCAGGTTTAATTTCCCCCAAAGACCTGCCGGGTCCAGTTAGAAGGTCTAATATAGTATAACAGATATTCACTCTGATAGTGGACATG contains:
- the phgdh gene encoding D-3-phosphoglycerate dehydrogenase, with the protein product MAPISIKTVLISESVDPRCRAILEDNGIRVTEKQNMKKEELITEIKNYDGLVVRSATKVTADVINAGDNLKIIGRAGTGVDNVDVPAATKKGVIVMNTPSGNTISAAELTCALLMSLSRTIPQATMSMKQGNWDRKKFMGAELYGKVLGIVGLGRIGKEVATRMQAFGMRTIGYDPITPPEVTAGWGVEQMSLEQLWPQCDYITVHTPLMPSTVGLLNDESFAKCKKGVKVVNCARGGIIDEAALLRALESGQCGGAGLDVFVEEPPKNRSLVDHPGVISCPHLGASTKEAQARCGEDIALQIVDMVKGKNLVGAVNAQVLASTFSQDSQQLIKLGEAVGALLRSCSASKNPFSLVQITTQGDCMKSGTGYMTSAVLVGLLSHESECSPNLINVLSLAKETGITVNQTHCASAGAAEGACKVEIVANGCSFKAIGSVQGGVPVLLELSDSVFRQPVSLTGKLLFFKASAGPQLLSSVAGLLASKGVEIESFSAPVDRAGDLWYCVGMSSFLPDLSALKPLVKDAAQLSI